A window of Fictibacillus halophilus contains these coding sequences:
- a CDS encoding PolC-type DNA polymerase III: MSGNDQQIRQERLSLLLEQLGMPDEMKAGFSEGTIEKLTIDKTNRSWHFIIGLLRPLTPDSYAWFSASLRQTFQHIATVSFSLQTKESFQAEELLGFWPLCKEKLVETAAPSLGSMLSTQDPIAEGNFLSLTVRNDAEEALVQRKLSPVIKEMYSQFGFHSVMVKTEIKHSEEDFQKFIEQRKQEDQNKVMEALVEKEKAANRSECPAARTDIMIGYSIKDEPVPIQTIQDEERRITIQGYVFHSETRELRSGRTLLTFKITDYTDSLLIKIFSRDKEDIPILQGIQKGMWLKVRGGIQNDTFVRDLVMIANDINEIKPEFRKDLADEDNKRVELHLHTPMSQMDAISSVSSLVGQAKKWGHPAIAITDHAGVQSFPEAYSAGKKNGIKILYGLEANLVDDGVPIAYNEAPRKLTDETYIVFDVETTGLSAVYNKIIELAAVKIRGGEIIERFERFANPHESLSQTTIELTGITDDMVENAPEIEEVLRDFHAFMGDDILVAHNASFDMGFLNEGLRKIGLGEAKNPVIDTLELARFLLPQLKNHRLNTLCKRFDIELTQHHRAIYDAEATGYLLWKLLKETFEKDIFYHDRLNDNMGQGGFQRSRPFHCTLLAATQEGLKNLYKLVSESHLSYFYRTPRIPRSRLSKLREGILVGSACDKGEVFEGMMQKPIEEVEKIAEFYDYLEVQPPSNYYHLIERELVADEMNLREILSNIVQLGEKLNKPVVATGNVHYLNPEDAIYRKILISSQGGANPLNRQTLPEVHFRTTDEMLDLFSFLGEERAQKVVCENTRQIADMIDEIKPIPDDLYTPKIEGADEEVRSMSYNRARSIYGENLPELVEKRLEKELKSIIGHGFAVIYLISHKLVKKSLIDGYLVGSRGSVGSSFVATMTEITEVNPLPPHYVCPKCKESHFFNDGSVGSGYDLPDKECPTCEVLYIKDGQDIPFETFLGFKGDKVPDIDLNFSGEYQPRAHNYTKELFGEDYVYRAGTIGTVAEKTAYGYVKGYAGDNNLTIRSAEVDRLVAGCTGVKRTTGQHPGGIIVVPDYMDIYDFCPVQFPADDSGSEWKTTHFDFHSIHDNLLKLDILGHDDPTVIRMLQDLSGIDPKTIPASDPEVMKIFSGPEVLGVTEEQIMCKTGTLGIPEFGTKFVRQMLEETKPSTFSELVQISGLSHGTDVWLNNANELIANGTCVLKDVIGCRDDIMVYLIYKGLEPSLAFKIMESVRKGKGLPDEWIDEMKKNDVPDWYIGSCLKIKYMFPKAHAAAYVLMAVRIAYFKVHYPIWFYAAYFTVRADDFDVESMIRGSKALKTKIEEISAKGLDASTKEKNLQTVLELALEMCERGLSFQKIDLYRSSATDFLVEGDTLIPPFNSIAGLGTNAALNIVKAREQGEFLSKEDLQQRAKLSKTIIEYLDDQGCLEGMPDANQLSLF, encoded by the coding sequence ATGAGCGGGAATGATCAACAGATCAGACAAGAAAGGCTATCTCTTCTTTTAGAACAACTAGGTATGCCTGATGAGATGAAAGCAGGTTTTTCGGAAGGAACGATCGAAAAACTAACGATAGATAAAACAAATAGAAGCTGGCATTTTATAATAGGACTACTGCGTCCATTAACTCCTGATAGTTATGCATGGTTTAGTGCCAGCCTTCGCCAAACTTTTCAACATATCGCTACAGTGTCTTTTTCTCTTCAAACGAAAGAGAGTTTTCAAGCAGAAGAACTTCTTGGCTTTTGGCCGTTGTGCAAAGAAAAGTTAGTAGAGACAGCAGCACCAAGTCTAGGAAGTATGCTTTCTACGCAAGATCCTATTGCGGAAGGCAATTTTTTGAGTCTTACAGTAAGAAATGATGCAGAAGAAGCACTTGTTCAAAGAAAGCTTTCTCCTGTTATTAAGGAGATGTACAGTCAGTTTGGCTTTCATTCTGTAATGGTTAAAACAGAGATTAAACACTCTGAAGAAGATTTTCAAAAGTTTATCGAACAGAGAAAACAAGAAGATCAGAATAAAGTAATGGAAGCATTAGTTGAAAAAGAAAAAGCTGCTAATCGATCTGAATGTCCTGCAGCAAGAACAGATATTATGATTGGTTATTCGATCAAGGATGAACCTGTTCCGATCCAAACGATTCAAGATGAAGAGAGACGCATAACGATTCAAGGGTATGTCTTTCATTCCGAAACGAGAGAGCTTAGAAGTGGACGTACACTATTAACATTTAAGATTACCGATTACACAGATTCTCTTTTAATTAAAATATTCTCTCGAGATAAGGAAGATATCCCTATCCTTCAAGGTATTCAAAAGGGTATGTGGTTAAAAGTTCGAGGCGGAATTCAAAATGATACGTTTGTCAGAGATCTAGTCATGATCGCGAACGATATTAATGAGATCAAACCTGAATTCAGAAAAGATTTAGCGGATGAAGATAACAAACGTGTTGAGCTTCATCTTCACACACCGATGAGTCAGATGGACGCGATATCTTCTGTTTCTTCCCTAGTGGGACAGGCAAAGAAATGGGGTCATCCAGCTATCGCCATAACAGATCATGCTGGTGTTCAATCTTTCCCAGAAGCCTATAGCGCAGGAAAGAAAAACGGGATCAAGATTTTGTATGGACTTGAAGCGAATCTTGTAGATGATGGTGTACCAATCGCTTACAATGAAGCACCAAGAAAATTAACGGACGAAACGTATATTGTCTTTGACGTTGAGACAACGGGTTTATCAGCTGTTTATAACAAAATTATTGAACTGGCAGCTGTGAAAATTCGTGGAGGAGAAATCATTGAACGATTTGAAAGGTTCGCAAATCCTCATGAATCTCTTTCTCAAACGACGATTGAATTAACAGGAATTACTGATGATATGGTCGAGAACGCACCTGAGATCGAAGAAGTACTTCGAGATTTTCATGCGTTTATGGGTGATGATATCCTAGTAGCGCATAACGCGAGCTTTGACATGGGATTCTTGAACGAAGGTTTACGCAAGATAGGATTAGGCGAAGCGAAGAATCCAGTCATTGATACATTAGAATTGGCAAGGTTCCTACTTCCACAATTAAAGAATCATAGGTTGAATACGCTTTGTAAAAGGTTTGATATCGAACTCACTCAGCATCACCGAGCTATCTATGATGCTGAAGCAACTGGTTATCTATTATGGAAGCTTCTAAAAGAGACGTTTGAAAAGGATATCTTCTATCACGATCGTTTGAACGATAACATGGGGCAAGGTGGATTTCAGCGATCAAGGCCGTTTCACTGTACACTTTTAGCTGCGACACAAGAAGGGCTGAAAAATTTATACAAACTTGTTTCTGAATCTCATCTATCTTATTTTTATCGAACACCACGTATTCCGAGATCACGGTTAAGTAAACTACGAGAAGGCATACTCGTCGGTTCAGCTTGTGATAAAGGTGAAGTGTTTGAGGGTATGATGCAAAAACCGATCGAAGAGGTTGAAAAGATCGCGGAGTTTTATGATTACTTAGAGGTTCAGCCACCAAGTAACTATTATCATCTTATCGAAAGAGAATTAGTCGCAGATGAGATGAACTTAAGAGAGATCCTGTCTAACATCGTTCAGCTTGGAGAGAAATTGAACAAACCGGTTGTCGCAACAGGAAACGTTCATTATTTAAATCCTGAAGATGCGATCTATCGAAAGATCTTGATCTCTTCTCAAGGTGGAGCGAATCCGCTGAACAGACAAACTCTTCCAGAAGTGCATTTTAGAACGACGGATGAGATGTTGGATCTGTTCTCTTTCTTAGGTGAAGAAAGAGCTCAAAAAGTAGTTTGTGAAAATACGAGACAGATCGCCGACATGATTGATGAGATCAAACCGATCCCTGATGATCTATATACACCAAAGATCGAGGGCGCAGATGAAGAAGTACGCTCTATGAGTTATAACCGAGCAAGAAGCATCTATGGTGAGAATCTTCCTGAACTTGTTGAGAAGAGGCTGGAAAAAGAATTAAAGAGTATCATCGGACACGGATTTGCGGTTATTTACTTGATCTCACATAAACTTGTAAAAAAATCGTTGATTGATGGATACCTTGTAGGGTCGCGTGGATCAGTCGGTTCGTCGTTTGTTGCGACAATGACGGAGATCACTGAAGTAAATCCATTGCCTCCTCATTATGTTTGTCCGAAGTGTAAAGAATCCCATTTCTTTAACGATGGTTCTGTTGGTTCTGGTTATGATCTGCCTGATAAAGAATGTCCAACATGCGAAGTACTTTATATTAAAGATGGACAAGATATTCCGTTCGAAACGTTCCTTGGTTTCAAAGGAGATAAAGTCCCTGATATTGACTTAAACTTCTCAGGTGAATATCAGCCTAGAGCACATAACTACACGAAAGAACTGTTCGGTGAAGATTATGTGTATCGTGCAGGGACAATAGGTACCGTAGCTGAAAAAACAGCTTATGGTTACGTAAAAGGGTATGCAGGAGACAATAACTTAACGATCCGATCGGCAGAAGTTGATCGACTCGTAGCTGGATGTACAGGAGTAAAGAGAACAACAGGTCAGCATCCAGGAGGAATAATCGTTGTTCCAGATTATATGGACATCTATGATTTCTGTCCTGTTCAGTTCCCAGCCGATGATAGTGGATCGGAATGGAAGACGACTCATTTTGATTTTCACTCGATTCACGATAACTTATTAAAACTTGATATACTCGGGCACGATGATCCGACCGTTATCCGTATGCTTCAAGATCTAAGCGGTATTGATCCGAAGACCATTCCTGCTTCTGATCCAGAAGTGATGAAGATCTTTTCAGGCCCAGAAGTGTTAGGTGTTACCGAAGAACAGATCATGTGTAAGACAGGTACGTTAGGTATTCCAGAGTTCGGAACAAAGTTCGTAAGACAGATGCTTGAAGAAACAAAACCAAGTACTTTCTCTGAACTTGTACAGATTTCAGGACTATCTCATGGTACCGACGTATGGCTTAATAACGCGAACGAATTGATCGCAAACGGCACTTGTGTGCTAAAAGACGTTATCGGCTGTCGTGACGATATCATGGTCTACCTGATCTATAAAGGGTTGGAGCCGTCGCTTGCTTTTAAGATTATGGAGAGTGTACGTAAAGGAAAGGGTCTGCCGGATGAGTGGATCGATGAGATGAAGAAGAACGATGTCCCTGATTGGTATATTGGTTCATGTTTGAAGATCAAATACATGTTCCCTAAAGCCCATGCGGCAGCATACGTATTGATGGCCGTTCGTATCGCATATTTTAAAGTTCATTATCCAATCTGGTTCTATGCGGCATATTTTACAGTAAGAGCGGATGATTTTGATGTGGAGTCTATGATCAGAGGATCCAAAGCATTAAAGACAAAGATCGAAGAGATCTCTGCTAAAGGTCTTGATGCTTCTACAAAAGAGAAGAACTTGCAAACTGTTCTAGAGTTAGCTCTTGAGATGTGTGAAAGAGGGCTGTCGTTTCAGAAGATCGATCTTTATCGCTCGAGCGCAACAGACTTCTTAGTAGAAGGTGATACACTAATCCCACCGTTCAATTCGATCGCAGGATTAGGTACAAACGCAGCTTTAAACATTGTAAAAGCAAGAGAGCAAGGTGAATTTCTTTCTAAAGAAGATCTTCAGCAGCGTGCGAAGTTGTCTAAGACCATTATTGAGTACTTAGATGATCAAGGATGTTTAGAAGGAATGCCTGATGCAAACCAGCTTTCGCTCTTTTAA
- the rimP gene encoding ribosome maturation factor RimP yields the protein MSQKITELTTELVTPIVEKLGLELVDVEFVKEGKNWFLRVYIDSTGGIDIEECGTVSEQLSEKLDELDPIEQPYFLEVSSPGVERPLKKPEDVKNAIGKNVNIKLYEPLNGEKVYEGLLKDFDGETLFMEIRVKTQVKKVELPYAKVANARLAVVF from the coding sequence ATGAGTCAGAAGATTACAGAGCTCACAACAGAGCTTGTAACCCCAATCGTTGAAAAACTAGGACTTGAACTTGTTGACGTTGAATTTGTTAAAGAGGGTAAAAACTGGTTTCTCCGTGTATATATTGATTCCACGGGTGGAATTGATATCGAGGAATGCGGGACTGTCAGTGAACAATTAAGTGAAAAACTCGATGAACTTGATCCGATCGAACAGCCCTACTTTTTAGAAGTATCTTCTCCAGGTGTTGAAAGACCATTAAAGAAACCTGAAGATGTGAAAAATGCTATCGGCAAAAATGTAAACATTAAACTTTACGAGCCATTAAACGGCGAAAAAGTATACGAAGGACTTTTAAAAGACTTTGACGGTGAAACGCTGTTCATGGAGATTAGAGTGAAAACGCAAGTGAAAAAGGTAGAGTTACCTTATGCTAAAGTGGCCAACGCCCGTCTTGCGGTTGTTTTTTAA